A stretch of the Argentina anserina chromosome 6, drPotAnse1.1, whole genome shotgun sequence genome encodes the following:
- the LOC126800863 gene encoding ribonuclease MC-like, with the protein MAIVEKWILAVFISTICLKGASIHTSKNGGVYQYFQLVQQWPPNRCLGKQKPCFKVPQVFTIHGLWPSNHTNNNLQHSCKGSTFPSGAINGNQTLLTQLMQAWPNVETGNDEWFWKSEWYNHGTCSEQTYTSLEYFRRSLEIHKSFNITDILVKGGVISGAQYQIDWNSTDVESMIQAKTKFLPLLRCRNEYLLLKGGNQIRGPLLFEISLCYDYKGIDMINCTSAYGVCPQKLYF; encoded by the exons atggcGATTGTGGAAAAATGGATTTTGGCAGTTTTCATAAGCACAATCTGTTTAaagggagcttctattcatacctccaaaAATG GAGGAGTCTATCAATATTTTCAACTTGTACAACAATGGCCACCAAACCGTTGCCTTGGTAAACAGAAACCTTGCTTTAAAGTCCCTCAAGTGTTCACCATCCATGGCCTATGGCCAAGTAATCATACAAACAATAATCTTCAGCATTCTTGCAAAGGGAGCACATTTCCATCGGGTGCG ATAAACGGAAATCAAACACTCCTAACCCAATTGATGCAAGCTTGGCCGAATGTGGAAACTGGGAACGATGAGTGGTTTTGGAAATCGGAGTGGTACAATCACGGTACATGTTCGGAGCAGACTTATACCTCACTTGAGTACTTCAGGCGATCCCTTGAAATTCATAAATCATTTAACATCACTGATATATTAGTAAAAGGTGGCGTCATATCAGGGGCACAATACCAAATAGACTGGAACTCTACAGATGTAGAGTCAATGATACAAGCGAAAACTAAGTTCCTACCTTTACTGCGTTGTAGAAATGAATATTTGCTGCTAAAAGGTGGAAACCAGATACGGGGTCCGTTGCTTTTTGAGATATCACTTTGCTATGACTACAAAGGAATAGATATGATCAACTGTACCAGCGCATATGGAGTGTGCCcacaaaaattatatttttaa